The genomic interval CCGCACTATCGTGCGGTAGTCCTTCTGCGGCACGAAGCGTCCGACCGTCACGATATGCTTCACCGCCCGCTCTGCGCGCACTATAGGTTCGGAGATATCCATGAAGCAGTTGGGGATGACTATGTTCTTGTCGGCTCTGTACCCTTTCGATGCAAAATACTCAGCGCCGGAATAGCAGTTATATATTGATCCCGAGGCCAGCAGATTGTGGGCTGCCCGATCCGCCACCATCTTCAGCCATCCGATGCGCGCATTACGTATGCCTCCATATATGCGTTCAACCCCCGCCATGCGACCGGCGACGGCACCTATGACATCGCAACTGGTAAGATAGTTCAACAGCACTTCGGTACGGCTGCGCCTCAACGCTGCACGCAACTGGAATATCTTCGAAACGATACTCCCGCGCAGTGAGGTTACGTGCACAGTCGATCTCGACAGTAGTTCCATATTTTGCGGCGACGCCTGATCGAGACCATACAGCAAATAGATATCTACATGATAATGTCTGCCCAGCAGATCCGCCAGTATCGCAGCCTGCTTTTCGGCACCGCCGGTTTTCAATGAGGGAATCAGAATCGCTATTCTTTTCATTTTATTTTAACGGGCACGCTCCTTTATAAAGCGCGCCGGATTGCCTGCCCAGCACTGATAGGGCGGAATATCCTTCGTCACCACGCTACCAGCTCCCACGATAGCTCCGCAGCCTATGGTTACGGCACTGCAAATGGTCACATTGCAACCAATAAAGGCATCCTCCTCTATGTGTACCTCGCCCAAACGGTAATACCGCCCCTTGTGTCCGGGATCAAGGTAGTGAGTCAGTATTGTCGTGTTCTGTGTTATCGTGACATTCTTCTCGATAGTGATAAGATGGGGTGCTACGCTGTCAAAATAGACGTTTCGATAGATCCAGCATGGGCCTTTAACGGCTACCCCCCCCCACCTTACAAATAGGTATCTCTGGTGTCCCCGCAGAGGCAGGACATTGGCCAGCCACATGAAGAACATGTATCTCAATCTATTGAAAGATATGGCTTTGAATCGGTTCACGGAGTTCATATTCGGGTTATTCGCAATATCAGGCGATTCATAATTCGATTTTCAACGCCCTCTCGATCAACGGGGCCATATCGTAATAGCGATACTCGGCCAACCGGCCTCCAAAGATGACATTATGCTCGCGACATGCCACCTCGCGATAGCTGTTGGCGAGGGCATTATTCCTATTGTCGTTTATCGGATAGTATGGCTCCATACCCTCGGCATACTCCACGGAATATTCGCGGCTAATAACGGTTTTGGGCACTTTGTCAATATCGTCTCCGAACATCTCGAAATGTTTATGCTCGATAATCCGCGTATAAGGTACATTGCCGTCGGTGTAGTTAACGACCGCATTGCCCTGATAATTAGACATATCAAGCATCTCTGTCTCGAAACGCACCGTTCGGTATTCGAGTCGCCCAAAGCAGTAGTCAAAGAAGCGATCTATCGCCCCCGTATAGACCAACTTATCGGCGTATTCGCGCCACGCAGCATACCTCGACTCAAAAAAATCGCAATTGGTCTCGATATCACATCCCCGCAGCAACCCCTCGATAAGTTTGTTGTATCCGCCACAAGGTATTCCCTGATAAGTATCATTGAAATAGTTGTTGTCGTAGGCGAACCTCAGCGGAAGACGACGGATGATAAAAGCCGGCAACTGCGAACATTCCCGCCCCCATTGCTTTTCGGTATATTCTTTTATCAGGGCGGTATATATATCCCGCCCCACAAGGATCAGAGCCTGCTCCTCAAGATTCGCCGGCTCTCGACCTCCGAGTGCAGCGACGGCCTCAGCACGCTGCTCCGCCAGCTTGGTACGAGCTTCGGCAGGACTTTTTGTCCCCCACATCTGATAGAATGTGTTCATATTAAAGGGCAGATTATATAGGCGCCCTTTGTAGTTGGCCACCGGCGAGTTGGTATAACGGTTGAACTCCACAATAGAGTTGACGAAATTCCACACTTCGCGATTCGAGGTATGAAATATGTGCGCCCCATATTTGTGAACATTGATGCCCTCGACGGATTCACAGTAGATGTTTCCGCCCGTATGCGGCCGCCTCTCTATAACCAAGCACCTTTTTCCCTGCGCGACAGCGCGATATGCTATTGTCGCACCAAAAAGTCCCGAGCCGACAATCAAATAGTCATATTTAGCCATAGTCATCTATCTGTTTAACTCGCCGACGACATGTTCGGCAAAGGCCTTTCGCCCCTCGGCCGTGAAACATTTCATATATTGTTTTTGGGCATTCGCAGCAATCTCGCGATATCGCTCCGACGCCGCAGCGCCGACAACGTCCTTGAAATCCGAAAAGTCCCACTTCAGAGGCACGTATGTCTCCCACGGCCTGTATATGTCGGGATAGGTAACGCAATGCTCCATCGAGTGTTTGATCATTGCCGCGCCGTAGACGACAGCCTCGAAATCGCGACCGCAAATCTCACCCCAGCCGAATGGTGACAATATGGATTTCGAGTTGCAGCCTTCGCGGATATATTCGCTTTTGGGAATCTTACGCGCAACGTCAGGGTGAGATATATCGGTCATCTGCGCAAGCAACTCGCTGCTCCGGCGGCGGGGATAGCCGGCAATGGGAGAATATCCGCTGCCACGATACTGCACATCAAGAGTTCTGGGGGTATCGGGGCTGACGATTTTCGGTTTGGTGACACCGAATGGCCGCAGCAGCAACCTGTACGGATCGGCATACAGATCACCGATGCCCACATTCCACGCCACACGCAACTTATGTAATTCGCCGCTGTCGGCGGCAGGATAGCGACGGGTTGTTATCATTTCGTCATCAATGTTCAACAGCTCATGATAGTACTCACAGAAGATGCGTGCGCCGTAGACCTCTCTCGTGTAGTCGAGGGTGTTTTTCAGCAACTGTTTCTTAAAATAAAGATCGACATAGGGAAGAACATCGAACAGGCACGTGCCCGTACTATCGGCCGTATCCAGCCACACGAGTCGATTGCAATGCCTGCGAATCTCACGAACGATAGCCGTGCGCTCGGCTGTATCGGCCTGTCCCAAGAAGGAGGTCGAGTGATGGAATGCCATGAAAACTATATCGTAAGAACCTTTACAGGCTCGCCGCAACGCCCGACGCTCCATACGCTCACGCACGCGTCCGCCAAAGATCGGCAGATAGTCGGTCATAGCGGAGTAGCCAATCCTGTAGCCCAGCTTAGCGAACTCCTTTTTTGAGACGAACAGAGGTTTCAGCCATCGGTATATATAATGGCTCTGATCATAAAACACCGTGATTGATCTCATAGATATTTATCCTGTTTTTCTGTTTTCGGAAACAACAGTCTGCTACTACAACCCATGCGTGCAGATATCAACTTCGCGCATATATCTCGGCCAAATGCTGCACGTGGCGCTCTATCGAAAAGCGGCGCCGTGCATACTCCGCCGCCCCGATGGCCTTATCGCATAAAGACGCATAATTGCAGCAGGCATGCACTACCTCATCCCTTATGGCATCGGCATCCGAATGGCGGAAATGCGTACCATGCACACCATTGTCCGTCACCTCAAGATAGCCCGAGGCATCGCTCAGCAGCAGAGGCACGCCAGCAGCCATGCCTTCGATAGCCGTAATGCCAAGCCCTTCGTGATGCGATGCGCAGAGAAGCAGATCGTAGTCGCAGAGGTGGTCTCGCACATAAGCGTTCGTGACATTACCCGCAACGGTCACACAGTCGCCGACACCCAACTCCTGCACCAGTACGTGCAGTCGTTGCAGATCCACCCCGTCACCCCAAATATCCAGATGAATATCACGGCGTATCTGCGGCGGCAGCTTGCCGAATGCCTCCACGATCAGATCCTGCGCCTTGACCTCGAACAATATGCGCCCCACAGCTACTATCCGGTGGGGATTGGGTTTATAGATGGTTTTGCGCTTGAAGGCGTCGATGTCCACACCGTTATAGCAGACGACACAATTATCGTGGCCCGTCTTCTGCTTGAAAGCTTCGAACACGCACTGCGAGATGGCTATATATCTGTCCACTGTCGATGAAAACGAGCCGATATTTACCTCGTTATGGAGCGTCAGTATACGCCGCTCACCTCGGTTTTTGGGCACGAATAGCCGCTCGCTTCCCGGACCGTGGAGGTGCAGGATATCAGCGTGGAACGATTTGTAATATCGGATAATCCTAACCCAATACCACGGATTTCGCGAGCCTACAGGCTTGTCGACGTAAAACACCGTCACACGGCCATCGAGCGCATCTATCATCTGCTGCGACCACTTTTCGGTGACGATCATGACAGCAACCTCGTGCCCATCGGTCACCTGTCTATTGACGACATTGGTCAGCAACGTCTCGATACCGCCATTGACAAAACTTCCTATGCAATGCAATATCCTCATCTTGAGGAACCATTTACTCTCTTTTGCGAAACCATGCGTGACACCTGCGGCTTCACATACCTGTTGAAAAAGAGATGCAGTCTCTCGATCGTGCGTTGCACACAGCGGCTGCCCATGCGCACATTCACAAACTCATCCCATGTGAGAATATCGTCATGATGCCTCTCAATCAGATCCGTGAAGCGGTCGAAACAATATCTCTTATCCCCGCGCGTCCATTCGTGGGGGTGGAACACCTCGGTTCGCCCCGCATTGAAGAATATACGCGACATGCGGGCCGAGCATACCGGCACACAGATGATGCCGTGCAGTCGGTAAGGCTTGGCGCTCAGTCCATCGCTCATATATTTGAAACCGCACGCAGCCAACACCCTCAACGTATTTTCGTCGTAGGAGTGTCCCGGAGCAAAGAATATATTAGTATATATACCATGCGATTCGAGAATCTCGCGTCCTCGACGTATCATCTCCAACTGCTCGTCATATGTGCGCCCCGCGAACTCGGAGTCGCAACGCTGCACCGCCATGCCGCGCACATGGCTATCAAACAGATGCCTGTATCCGTGCATGGCAATGGTATATCCCCTATTTTGAAGCTCCCTGACGAACTCCCAAAAGTCGCTACGGCCGCTGCTTATCCGCAAGTCGGGATCTTGGCAGTCGGGAATGACTCCCAGCAACGGTTTAATGTCGTATCGATCCATCTGTTCCACCGCCACACGGAATTGAGCGTAATCCATTGTCGGACATAAATCATCTATGCGGACAACTATTCGTTTCATGATATTATAATGTAGTATGGTGCGAATCATCCATGCTTGGTGAGCGAACGCTTCACCTTTGCGGCAATCATGCCATAAAGCTGGTGGAAAAACGGCAGCGGATCGCGCAGACAGAAACTCGCATGGCAGTCGGCGGCAAGGCACTCGGCGATCCAACGACATATCCCCACACGTCTTATGTTCCTGACATCGACAAGCTCGGGCATAAACATCACATAATGCCGGGGATCGATCTGAGGAACTGCAGACTCCGCGCCCACACAATGGTTATACCACAAATATGGAAGATTGACCCCGTAGGTTGTCACGCAATATGCGTTACCGTCATTTCGCATGTTTATCTCCAGAAAATAGCTGCGGCCATCCCTGCCTCGAAGAAACTCCATGCTGAAGAGTCCTGAGTAGCCTATCTCGCGGAGATAGCGTTCGGCAATCGTACAATCGAAATCGAGCTGTGAAATGTGGGAATATCTGAGATAGCCGGTATTGGTATTATACGGCTGCCGTACAAGCCTCGTAAAGCCCGGGATCACCACCCGCGCACCGCCATCCAGCGAACAGCCTATCAGTTGGAACTCGAAATCGCGATCGATATATCTCTGAATCAGGAAACGGCTGCAAGCCGAGGCAGCGAGGCTTTGCATCAGCTCGTCGCGGCTCGCGCATATATGAATATCCGCCTTGTTGCCGGCAAGGCTGTCGAGCGGCTTGACGATGCAAGGAAATATATCCCATTGCAGAGTATGGATATCCGCTGCGGAAAGCGTGAGACTTTCGGGAAGATCCATGCCCAGCCGCTCGGCATATTGCATCTGCACCTCCTTGTTCATCAGACGGGTGATCTCACCCTGACATCCGCGCGCATTCGCCATGACGAATCTCGGGCTCAGCAAATCATAATGCAGATCTATATAGCTCGACACGCTGTCGCCGCAGCATATCACCACAGCCTTCCCCTCTCCTCGGCACATATCATCCAGCGCAGCGACTATCCCCTCCTCGCTGTGCAGCGTACGGCAATTCGCACGTCTCACATATCTCGACACCGAGACGAAATCCGGCGTTTCACTCACAACTATAAGTTTGATGCTGTCACCAAGCCCCCGCTGCCCTAAGGCTCGGACTACACCCAGCGTATTATGGTGGTTGCCTCCCACAACGACAATATCACGCGGTTTCATAATCTATAAATTTCCATCGTCTGGCAATGCCGCCGGCTTAGATTGGCTGTTCGCCACGATGTGACACACCCCGCCGAAGAGCAGAAGCATATATCCGAACACGAATATGCCGGGACGCTGGTATATGTTTATCATGAAAAGAACGGCGAATATCACGGCCACCCTGTTGCGTTCGGAGTATTTTACGGCGTTGTAGAACAGCCCGCCCCAAAAGATCAGACACGCCACCAATCCATACTCCACCAAATAAGTTTTATACGATAGATTGCCTATCTCTTGATGAGATTCCAAGTATCCGCGGCCATATCCCAAAAACAATCGCGGCGTTCTGATAAAACGATCGAAAAAGTAGTCGAAACTCGAACCCGTTCGGTTGATGGCTGCCAATTTGCCGTCGATGAAGGTAAAACGCTCCATCAGATGCGCGACATTCTCATTTTCCGCGCCGAGTATCGCGACCATAACAAGCAGCAGGATACCACCGATGATGATCTTGAAGTTGCCCGTCACCACCAGTCTCAACACGAAAAAGAGTAGCAACGTAACAAAAAAAGCCACCGAAAATGTGAATACTCCGGCCGTCATCAAAATTTTGTTGCCCAAGCGTTTCATGTTGAAATTCTCGGCAGCGAGGATCAGCGCCAAGAAAGTACCGAAATATCCCGGCTCGTTGAACAAACCGCACAAACGCGCAAATGGTCCCATGACCACGATATAGGAGAAATAGTAGTCGTAATAGAGATAGCTATCGCTGAGCCGATCGCCATAATAAGGGCATACCACCCGCGGCAGATCTATCACCGGCAGATACAGCGACAGGAAGGCAAGAATACCCACTGCCGACATCAGAACCATATACTTGTAGTATAAACGGTAGGAGAAGATCCATATGCGCCGGTTGAAACAGCAGAATATCAGCAAGGCCGATATGGTAGACAGATTCAGACTTATATCGGGCGAACGATAGACGTAGAATGCTGTCACAAAATACCAAAATAGGAATATCGCGAAGAGCCATTTGGCATATATCACCGAATATTTTATTACGATCTTGAACAACAGAAACAGCAGCGACATAGCCATCAGCGAGTGAGCCATCCACACATACTCCCGCTCGGGGATCGTACTATCGGCATGGTTTATCGCCAGCGTGGAGGTTATCGCTATCAATGTAAATGCCAAAGCGATACCCTTCTCTTCACTGGTAGGCCGCGCCACCGAGTAGTCATTCATACTCATAAAATATCTTTCAATGCGTCGTTCACCCGACCGATACACTCCGACTGCATGCGATCGAAGGTGGAAAAATCGATATCATCCTCGATGATGTCGAAACTATCCCGATAGATCCGCTCCGACAATCCGCTTTTGTCCAGCAACTCGGTGATACGCACATTCATGCGCGAGTGTATTCCGACCAGAGGCAGCGTCAGAAATTTACGGTGGTATATCAGCGAGAACATTGTTCCGTGGAACGAATTTGTAACCACATATTCAGCATTCGCAATGCCGTCAAGCCACTCCTCGACTGTCGCAGGGCAGCTCTCCATATCAGCGAAAGCCCCGTTTTGGCCTGTCACGAGCACCACATTCAGACCTTTCCTGCGGGCGAATACGTACACCTCCTGCACATCGAAATCCATCCGATTGCCCAACAGATAGGCAAAAATATAGGGTTTGCCGCCGCATTTCGGCGCAACAGGCGCTTGTGAAACGACGGCGTCGTAGAAATCGGCTCTATGCATCATCGTAGGATCGGGAAAGAGACAGGCATCGTCACGCCCCAATGCCCGACACAACTCTACGCCGCTATTCTCACGACACGACACGAAATCAAATGATTCGATATATTTCCTGATTTTGCAGCGCACATAGAAGTTGGGATTCAGTCCGCCAAAAGAGGGTGCGAAAGCGATCTTTTTGCAGCATGCGGGGACGAACGACAAGTACATGACCGTATCCAGTCCTCCCCATATCTGATCGCTGCCACAGACAAAGGCCTCGGCTGCCGGCGGATCGTGCTTCAACTCGGAGTGCGAATACTCTTTGGAGAATCGCAGCCAACGGTCGCGGAACTCCGAGAAACGGCGCGTCTGCTGTGCATGACTAGGGTCGGACCGCCTATTGAGCAACGGGTCGGGCTGCCGGCAGGAGCGGCGGATGCGCGCCACCAGCTTCGCGGGATTACCCATCAATCCGATGAGAGTGAACAGCCGCGACACGAAACTGGAGTTGCGCTCCTCGGAATATTTGACTATAAAACACCGATGGCCTCGGCTTTCCAAATATTTGTACAAGGCTACGGCTTGCAGTACTTCCCCGTAGTTATCCTCGCTGCTCCAGAATGTTACGATACCTATATTCATCTTCCAGTTCTATTGACAATTGCCGCCAGTTTCATTTTGCAGCGAATCCACAGCGGTGCTTTTATTTTCGAGCATACACGGCCTATAGCCTCGATGTTCCGCAGCCTGTACTCCTGCCAAAAAAGCCGGCGATATTTGGGTTCGCAGACACTGGCAATGATAGCACGGTTGGCCGACAAGGCATTTTTATACTCCGACCGTTCACTCTGCATCTGCGGACGAATCATTTCGCAGCAGCGAACGCCCATTTCACTATTCAGCAGTATCAGGCCCACCCCTCGATCGTCGGTGATGGCAGGATGGAAATGCCCCACACCCCAATAGTCGGCAATAGAAATATCTGCGCCGCTCCTGCCCTCTTTCGCCGCGCAATGGTAGCACGACGGACGCAGATAAAGATCTTTCAGGAACCCACGCATAAAGACATCCTCGTTGAAGGGCGTAATTTCGTAATTAGGTGTATCAGCAGATTTTGAAACCGTATTTTCGGCCGCCTTAGAGGCGGCATAGCAGATTTTGAAACCGTATTTTTTCCAGCCATTTGATTTATCTCTAAACGAGATACCCGTTATCACGGGCAACTCGTTTAGAGATGATGAAACCGAATTTTTTCCAGCGGCGCGCTTCGCGCGCTTATATTCAAGATAATCCCGCCACACCATCGGGCTGGGAACACCATGACAGACGACCTCGACAGTCAGCAGAGCGTCATAATCCCTGCGCAAAAACTTCTTCAGCCCTGCAATCTGACACGGCGTACCCGAAAACAGCACCTTACGACCGACATGCAGAAACGCTTCCGCTTTTTTGAAGTTGTTGCCTATATCACTCTGAACATATTTGCTGCCGCGAAAGGCTTCAAGTCCTTCAACGCTTTCCGTGTAGTCGTGTACGACATTCCATTCGCTGTCGAACCGCGCACCGAAAACAACGCCGCCTGCCTGAATGACGCTCTCGGCCAAAAGCGTAAAGATGCCGCCCGACGAGCTTTTCATGCGAACGTTCTCATCCTTATTTTTTGCGGCGTACACCGCCTGCGGTTTCTGCGGCGACGCCTGATTTATCACCGGGCACACCTTTTCGCAGAGCCCGCAATCTATACATCGCGCCGCATCGACATGCGGATATTTGAACCCCTCGTCGTCCGATGACATTGTTATACACTGCCGGGGGCATATTTGTGCACAGGAACTGCATCCGCAGCAATCCTTTTTTTCTTGTATCGTTATCATCGCTGATTATCGTGTCGCAACAATATTCTTCTCATTGGGATCATCAACAACTCTCGCTCATACTTATTCATGCTGAAAACCCAAAACAGCGGGATATATATCACGCAAAACAGCACAATACCGACAGCAAGTTCGCGCCAACTATCTATTTCAGTCATTCGATCGGCGAAGAGAAATGTCGTTGTGACCGCAATAGGAATCACCGACATCCTAAAGATTTCCTTCCAAAATCTGCCTATGTCGATACCCTGTCTCTTCGAGTAGTAGATATTCATTATCAACCCCTGCCCCAGAAGCAGAGCTCCCGAAACCGCTATCGCGCAACCGACACCCCCGTATCTCCGCGCCAACACGATTTGAAGAGCCAATGCCGTCATGGCGATGAAGATATACAGCAGACTGCGGAACTTCATCTGATTGCGCGCCTGCAATATCGTGATGCCAAGATTCTGAATCATTGGAATCAACAGCGAGAAAAAGAACAACAAACAGATGATATATGCGTCCTCATAGCCTACGCCTGCCCACAGAACAATGAATTGTCGCCCGAAAACGATAAACCCCGACAATACAAGTGCCATTACAATATACTGTATTCTGCCCGTACGGATAAACAGATCGGAGATCGACCGGTTATCGTCGTTCGTCGCCACCATACCCGTAATTTTGGGCAGAAAAAGTTGCGAGATAGCGGTAGAGAACTGCATATACATGACTTGCAGTTGTATGGCCACGGCAAAGACCGCTACGGCTGCCGTTCCGACCACGGCCCCCAACACGAATTGACCCGTACTCCAATAAACCTTATCCATGATGACATTGAGGAAGATCCAAAACGAGTAGATTGCAACCTCCTGCAGAAAGCCCCATCGGAAACGGCGGAAGAAAATCCTTATCTTAAGATATCTTTTGCAGTATATATAGTTGAGCAAAAGCGTCGCGACATTGAACACCGTCTGAACAACGACCATTGCAACGGCCCGGTACCCCATATACAGCAGACAGATCATAACGCCAGTATTGAGAAGTATGCGTATGATGCTTACGGCGCGGGGAAAAACGAAATGTTCATAGGCCGTGATGATCGACCCGAAGATGCTCATCGGAAAGGTAAAGGCAAGATTAAAGACCAGCAGCAGAATCATGATACGTGCCTTATAAAGCTCCTCGACGGTCATCGTCGCACCGAACATCGCATCGACATTGAAATAGAGCGCCGACCCCAGAAGCAAAGCTACCGCACCGATAATCACATACAGGACGAAAAACATACCGAACATCTCGTATTGTTCTCTCTGTTTGCCTTCGGCTCGGAATTTTGCCGTATATCTCACGACTGCATTACCCAACCCCAAGTCCAAGATGGTCAGATACGATATGACCGAGGCCACGAGTGAATACAGCCCGTATTCGCTCTTGCCCATCATGCGAAGCATGTAGGGGGTATAGAGCAGCCCCACTATCGTATTGAGCAGGATAATCGCATAATTCAATGCCGCCCCCGCCTTCAGTTGGTTCATCCGTTACTTTTTCGTTATATACAAACTCCAACGCTGTCCCGACAAGCTATCGACGGCAGTACATGCGCACATACCACTCCGCAAAGGCTCTGAGACCGTTACGCAGCGGCGTGGCGGGGCGGAAGCCGAAATCGCGTTCCAACGGAGTCGTGTCAGCGTAGGTCACCGGAACATCTCCCGGCTGCATCGCCACAAGGCGTTTATGCGCCTCGAAGTCGTAATCCTCGGGCAATACGCCGACACGCACCAACTCCTCCTGCAGGATCGTCACGAAGTCCAACAAGTTCTCCGGCGCGTTGTTGCCGATGTTATACACCGCATACGGCGGAACGGGTAATCCGTCCTCACCCTTGCGACGCTCGGGAGCGTGCTGCATAACCCGTACAACTCCTTCGACTATATCGTCGATATAAGTGAAGTCACGCTGGCAATTGCCATAGTTGAATATTTCGATCGTCTCTCCCTTTACGAGTTTGTCCGTAAACCTGAAGTAAGCCATATCGGGACGTCCGCAAGGCCCGTAGACCGTGAAAAAGCGAAGTCCCGTCGACGGAATATCGTATAGTTTGCTGTAAGCGTGCGCCATCAGCTCGTTGCTCTTCTTGGTCGCGGCATAGAGGCTTACAGGGTTGTCTACCTTGTCGTCGGTGCTGTACGGCACTTTCTTATTGCTGCCATAGACGCTCGACGACGAAGCGTAGACCAAGTGTTCAACCCCGTAGCGGCGGCAGCACTCCAAAATATTATAAAAACCTATCACATTGCTCTCGATATAGGCATCGGGATTGGTTATGGAGTAACGCACACCCGCTTGTGCCGCAAGATTCACCACCACTTGAGGCGCATAGCGCGAGAATATATCCTCGACCGCCGCCTTGTTGGCAATACTATCCTTTACGAATACAAAACGGTCTCCGTATGCCGTAAGCTTCTCCACCCGCTCATATTTGAGCTGCACGTCGTAGTAGTCCGTAATGTTGTCGATACCCACAACTCGGAGTTCGGGATAGTCGCGTAACAGACGTTTGGCCAGATTCGCGCCGATAAAGCCGGCAGCAC from Alistipes dispar carries:
- a CDS encoding glycosyltransferase, whose protein sequence is MKRIAILIPSLKTGGAEKQAAILADLLGRHYHVDIYLLYGLDQASPQNMELLSRSTVHVTSLRGSIVSKIFQLRAALRRSRTEVLLNYLTSCDVIGAVAGRMAGVERIYGGIRNARIGWLKMVADRAAHNLLASGSIYNCYSGAEYFASKGYRADKNIVIPNCFMDISEPIVRAERAVKHIVTVGRFVPQKDYRTIVRTIACLKRLRGDFVMDIIGYGTEERNIREWIGKYGVDECVNIHICPDNVQTLVRDADIYLSASLFEGTSNSIMEALNWSLPVVATDVGDNGRLVINGCNGILHSVGDAEGMARSVALLLESVELRNRYGTAGHRHLRDNYSTEIFESKYINLIDEGKLV
- a CDS encoding acyltransferase gives rise to the protein MNSVNRFKAISFNRLRYMFFMWLANVLPLRGHQRYLFVRWGGVAVKGPCWIYRNVYFDSVAPHLITIEKNVTITQNTTILTHYLDPGHKGRYYRLGEVHIEEDAFIGCNVTICSAVTIGCGAIVGAGSVVTKDIPPYQCWAGNPARFIKERAR
- the glf gene encoding UDP-galactopyranose mutase, with the protein product MAKYDYLIVGSGLFGATIAYRAVAQGKRCLVIERRPHTGGNIYCESVEGINVHKYGAHIFHTSNREVWNFVNSIVEFNRYTNSPVANYKGRLYNLPFNMNTFYQMWGTKSPAEARTKLAEQRAEAVAALGGREPANLEEQALILVGRDIYTALIKEYTEKQWGRECSQLPAFIIRRLPLRFAYDNNYFNDTYQGIPCGGYNKLIEGLLRGCDIETNCDFFESRYAAWREYADKLVYTGAIDRFFDYCFGRLEYRTVRFETEMLDMSNYQGNAVVNYTDGNVPYTRIIEHKHFEMFGDDIDKVPKTVISREYSVEYAEGMEPYYPINDNRNNALANSYREVACREHNVIFGGRLAEYRYYDMAPLIERALKIEL
- a CDS encoding glycosyltransferase family 4 protein gives rise to the protein MRILHCIGSFVNGGIETLLTNVVNRQVTDGHEVAVMIVTEKWSQQMIDALDGRVTVFYVDKPVGSRNPWYWVRIIRYYKSFHADILHLHGPGSERLFVPKNRGERRILTLHNEVNIGSFSSTVDRYIAISQCVFEAFKQKTGHDNCVVCYNGVDIDAFKRKTIYKPNPHRIVAVGRILFEVKAQDLIVEAFGKLPPQIRRDIHLDIWGDGVDLQRLHVLVQELGVGDCVTVAGNVTNAYVRDHLCDYDLLLCASHHEGLGITAIEGMAAGVPLLLSDASGYLEVTDNGVHGTHFRHSDADAIRDEVVHACCNYASLCDKAIGAAEYARRRFSIERHVQHLAEIYARS
- a CDS encoding DUF2334 domain-containing protein, whose product is MKRIVVRIDDLCPTMDYAQFRVAVEQMDRYDIKPLLGVIPDCQDPDLRISSGRSDFWEFVRELQNRGYTIAMHGYRHLFDSHVRGMAVQRCDSEFAGRTYDEQLEMIRRGREILESHGIYTNIFFAPGHSYDENTLRVLAACGFKYMSDGLSAKPYRLHGIICVPVCSARMSRIFFNAGRTEVFHPHEWTRGDKRYCFDRFTDLIERHHDDILTWDEFVNVRMGSRCVQRTIERLHLFFNRYVKPQVSRMVSQKRVNGSSR
- a CDS encoding ATP-grasp domain-containing protein produces the protein MKPRDIVVVGGNHHNTLGVVRALGQRGLGDSIKLIVVSETPDFVSVSRYVRRANCRTLHSEEGIVAALDDMCRGEGKAVVICCGDSVSSYIDLHYDLLSPRFVMANARGCQGEITRLMNKEVQMQYAERLGMDLPESLTLSAADIHTLQWDIFPCIVKPLDSLAGNKADIHICASRDELMQSLAASACSRFLIQRYIDRDFEFQLIGCSLDGGARVVIPGFTRLVRQPYNTNTGYLRYSHISQLDFDCTIAERYLREIGYSGLFSMEFLRGRDGRSYFLEINMRNDGNAYCVTTYGVNLPYLWYNHCVGAESAVPQIDPRHYVMFMPELVDVRNIRRVGICRWIAECLAADCHASFCLRDPLPFFHQLYGMIAAKVKRSLTKHG
- a CDS encoding polysaccharide pyruvyl transferase family protein is translated as MNIGIVTFWSSEDNYGEVLQAVALYKYLESRGHRCFIVKYSEERNSSFVSRLFTLIGLMGNPAKLVARIRRSCRQPDPLLNRRSDPSHAQQTRRFSEFRDRWLRFSKEYSHSELKHDPPAAEAFVCGSDQIWGGLDTVMYLSFVPACCKKIAFAPSFGGLNPNFYVRCKIRKYIESFDFVSCRENSGVELCRALGRDDACLFPDPTMMHRADFYDAVVSQAPVAPKCGGKPYIFAYLLGNRMDFDVQEVYVFARRKGLNVVLVTGQNGAFADMESCPATVEEWLDGIANAEYVVTNSFHGTMFSLIYHRKFLTLPLVGIHSRMNVRITELLDKSGLSERIYRDSFDIIEDDIDFSTFDRMQSECIGRVNDALKDIL
- a CDS encoding Coenzyme F420 hydrogenase/dehydrogenase, beta subunit C-terminal domain; translated protein: MITIQEKKDCCGCSSCAQICPRQCITMSSDDEGFKYPHVDAARCIDCGLCEKVCPVINQASPQKPQAVYAAKNKDENVRMKSSSGGIFTLLAESVIQAGGVVFGARFDSEWNVVHDYTESVEGLEAFRGSKYVQSDIGNNFKKAEAFLHVGRKVLFSGTPCQIAGLKKFLRRDYDALLTVEVVCHGVPSPMVWRDYLEYKRAKRAAGKNSVSSSLNELPVITGISFRDKSNGWKKYGFKICYAASKAAENTVSKSADTPNYEITPFNEDVFMRGFLKDLYLRPSCYHCAAKEGRSGADISIADYWGVGHFHPAITDDRGVGLILLNSEMGVRCCEMIRPQMQSERSEYKNALSANRAIIASVCEPKYRRLFWQEYRLRNIEAIGRVCSKIKAPLWIRCKMKLAAIVNRTGR